The following coding sequences lie in one Montipora foliosa isolate CH-2021 chromosome 11, ASM3666993v2, whole genome shotgun sequence genomic window:
- the LOC137976608 gene encoding uncharacterized protein: MNILTYWGSSSASNSNNEHLGGSKPGPSRKLTAEDELLLVLTRLRVGILEQDLAVRFELSQSHVSRIITTWVNAMFHRFKEVEIWPMPQKPRAQQLTFSTYKNHNTLKSLIGISGDGAINFVSTLEGGSISDRDLTVKSGILGKDWAKGDVLMADRGFEIQDDLAPLGVKLNIPPFLKGKGQFQEDELVKTQRIAKFRIHVERAIERIKNYHILDYVPITLCSSGIIDQMFFVCAMLTNFLPPLVSDNKEISDMTS, from the exons atGAACATTCTGACCTACTGGGGATCATCAAGTGCTTCCAATTCCAACAATGAACATTTGGGAGGTTCGAAACCTGGGCCGTCAAGGAAACTGACCGCTGAAGATGAGCTACTTCTGGTGTTGACCAGGCTGCGTGTTGGAATACTTGAACAAGATTTAGCTGTTCGTTTTGAGCTCTCGCAATCGCATGTATCAAGAATTATCACCACCTGGGTTAATGCCATGTTTCACCGCTTTAAAGAAGTAGAAATCTGGCCAATGC CCCAAAAACCCCGAGCTCAGCAGCTTACATTCTCGACGTACAAGAATCATAACACCCTGAAGTCCCTCATTGGAATCAGTGGTGATGGTGCAATAAACTTTGTCTCCACTTTAGAAGGTGGGTCAATTTCAGACAGGGATCTGACAGTGAAATCTGGCATTCTTGGCAAGGACTGGGCTAAGGGTGATGTGCTAATGGCAGATCGTGGGTTTGAAATACAAGATGACCTCGCACCTTTGGGTGTGAAGTTGAACATTCCCCCTTTCTTAAAAGGGAAAGGTCAATTTCAAGAAGATGAGCTTGTGAAAACTCAACGTATTGCCAAGTTTCGCATTCATGTTGAGCGAGCCATTGAGCGAATCAAAAATTATCACATCTTGGACTATGTGCCAATCACATTGTGCTCATCTGGCATTATTGATCAAATGTTCTTTGTTTGTGCAATGCTGACAAACTTTCTGCCACCATTAGTGTCAGACAACAAGGAAATCAGCGACATGACCTCCTGA